The sequence AAAAGCCCTTAATTCGACAATGCATCCGTCGAAGAGGACAATAGGCAGCTCTCGGTAAATAATGATTCCTTCGATTCTCGACACTCGTTTTATACTCTTTCGTTCTTTCCGAACATCTTCGCGGCAAGAGTTTCGATAATATTTATCCGGAAGATTTCGTTGCGCGCTTTAGGCAATCGTTAGGATATTCATTCAGGACAAGAGTATTATTATGATTAGAGATTGTCGTTCGTTGTTACCTAACGATTAACACTTcctaatatttttactaaatcaCGATTACTTCTTTGGTACTAATCTTGAAGGTATACAGAGAATTTCTTAaacgtgaaaaataattattaattttttcatttccattacttatcaattaatttcttcAATACACTCAGCCATTTTAATTCCAAATTAGACTgtatgtaaaatttttatatttatttgtgaTTTATTCCAATAAAACTTAAATTGGACATCAGAACAGGGATCCCATCGTGGAGGTTTTGGAACTCGTTTAATAAGGATTCCAGCCGTGTGCTCGGTTTGACGATCAGTCGGCCTCCCTaaggtaattaaaagaaagaaatcagGATTTTTAGGCAAGGACCGGCAGCAAACGCCAGGGACGTGATTCGGAGACGTCGAAGAATTTGAAATCGGATTAAGTAAGAGTGATGGGACGCTCGATTCCCGGCTGTTTcgaactttttatttttcgccTCCTCCGAGACCGGTCTAAAGCGTATTTGCATTACAAATACACTTTTATTCGGGTTTCTTGCGTTTCATTAAATTCGTTTCGTCTTCCCGACACCCTTTCCTTCTCTGTATACACGCTCGTCTTCGTTCGCGCGATGTTTCTATCGGCATCAGAAACTCGCTTCACCTTCCCTCAAAGGGttgttatattaaaaattttcatctcGTGCCCAGGGACTTTCCCTCTTTACGAACTGTGGACGCGAAAGCCGTTTATCAGGAACGTGAGCTGAAACAATTATCAGCGTTGTTAATGtaacaaaaattgtttaaaactTGAGAAAGTttaagtaaaaaatttaacaaatatagtacaattttaatttgttatctatttttaaaatatttgtcaCAAACCTCGAATTTCGCATGGTATTTAACTTGTTAGTAATCAATATGATTCTGTATCGTCTACACACGTCTATGTCTATTGCGTTAATTAATGTGTTTCCACCTACACCCACGTGTATTTGTTCCccataaatttctatttcgatCGATCCATCGATGGACGATAATCGTGCACGTGCCATGGAATCAGATGTTTCCGAGGTATCCAATCATCGAGGTTCCCCGTTCAAAGGGTCATGAGCATCGTGGATTTTCTCGTTACCGAAACACCGATAGTTATGTCCTGACAAAATTGAGATACGACTATTTTCCCTCCACGGAATCGAGAGCAACGCTATCGTGAATTATGGAGTTCGCGTGCCACGTGGAAGCAGCGCCTTCCAACTGACCCGAGCCACTCCGTCTTACCTAAGAAAGATGTATTTATGTGAGAAAATTATGGTCCCGAACTCGTGGCCACCATATGAGGCCAATTTCGGTTCGTGCAGTTTGTAGACGATCCGGTTGGACTTTTCGTGATCAAGCTCGATGATCGACGGTTACTTACAGCACtatagataatattaatgttcGTAGAGGAATTGTGAAGGTATAGGTAGGCTGATATTACGCACCAGGCAGTTAGTTGACGGTAATTGAAACAAAATTGAGTTACCAATATTAATCATCCTGGTATGAATTAGGTATTTGTGTTTCCCGAGTATTTTGATACataggaaattaatttaatatcaattaatAGGTAAAATTCAAATTGCAATATTAAGCATCGCTAAGTATTATTTCTCTgttagaataaaattgaaatattattggaTGTTAGCTCcaagtaaaaatatttctttcttgtAAGCAGCTTTTGTGAAAGGTATGACATACACAGTTGGATATCGCAGCAAGGATTTTGTTGCTTGGGCAGTGTTTAAAGGAAAGCACTGCAAGATATCTTAGAAAGCACAGTTTCTTTGTCAAGAAGGGTTGATCCCTGTCAGAATCCTCGTAACCACTATTCTGTCTATATTTCTGATTCAAAGCATGAGCTTACGGTATGAATACATGCATTAAGATGATTCTTGGGTTAAGCATCAGTCGGCATTGTGGACGAGATATTGTATGTGGATTCCCGGCAAAAAGTCCCTTTTCGCTATTAAAGTCACTTCagaaaatattaacatttttttctgaaaaaaaaaaaaaaagaatttattctCTTACTCTGAAATAAGGAGAGataaaatagtaataaaaGTTAAATTGCGCTGATTATTTTAAATCACAATTACCTTtatctgaaaattatttttctctttacttttttttgtGACATACAGGTTTCAGTGTCAGTATGTCTTTCTGTAAGAAACCCAGTATCTATAAGCAAGAAACACCTGTGTCTTAATTAAAGTTGGCTGACTTCTGGCTTACCGTAGCCCTTCGTGCCACTCCACAGATCTGTTCCCCAGGGGTGCAATTTACTCGCACCCCTCACCCACCCATTTTCACTCCTACCAACGGTTTGCAGAGTCTGCCCAACTCACCTCCAGTTTGAATTGCAAACTTGAATACGGTTAGTGATTTCGTCGTCTTTCATCGTTCTACTTTGATTTATTTGTGCTTCCATATTTTAGATGTAGATTTTTAAATCGGTACCAGAGTTGTTGTCCTTGAATTATTTTCGTATCCAGTTACCtacttttaaattgaaaataaatatggtttatatgaaatttttcgatgtttaatttaattctgcAAAGTATCATTGAATTGGTACAAAGTGAAACGCTTCGCGGAGAATTTTCAACTCTCTTCAGAAGCGAATATCCTCTTTAAGAATTCGGTTGGGCCACGATGATGGTGTTGGTAGTCTTCCTTGGTCTTTACTATGTAAAACAGTCTCTATTCCCTTTTGTCCATCGCTTGGGTCACCCTTGGTCGTTAAAGTTCTGACCGAAGTGGTGACGGCTTCTCCGAACCGTGAACGGACAAGAGTTTATCGTTTTCCGGTCCGTTCGATATTTATGTAGTATCTGAAAAGGTGTATTCCCGGCTCTCCGGATTCTTTTGAGATTTTCATGTAGGCCATCGTTGAATCTTTCCATCCTGCATTCGTACTTCTTGCGTCTGAAAAAGACAAAAATATTCATGACCAGAATCATCGTATATTAAGATATTAGTACTTGCTACATTTAGCAGATGAACTtttagatattaaaaatattcaaaatattcatattttctgacaatttgaaaaatgcgATTTGAGagaattatacaaatttaaatatagatCAACTTCTATCCGATAtaattatttgcaaaattcATAAAGAATCTTAAAATCTCTTGAGTACACTTATAGAAATGACCACCTTtcactctttctctctctctttctattttatcACTTACTTCTCTGTATAATGCTTTTACGCGCATTCCGAATGAACCATTATCACTATAAAAAGCCCCATTTAGAGGTTCGCTGCACTGTTGGCATAAATGCTTTCAACTCGATTTATCGTTGTAATATACAGCCGTAAGAGGCACAGGAATTCCTCAAACGTAGTCACGTTTAAGATGGTTCGTTTCCCAAGCTTTTTCAGTGGCCTTATAAATGGTCACTATAAAGGTTTGTGTCGGTGTTGCAGTGGCAACAAACGGTGCGATGATTAGCAGCTAGGGAGATTGCACCATTAGCTTCCAGGTGTTCGATATCCCAGCCATGCCATCGTTCCCTCATTCCGGGCGATCATGCTCCAGATCATCCCTCGAATGGTGGTGTAAGTTTCACTATCAACTGGACGGTGCAGGAGGGGTGAGGGGCTGGTACAATGGAGACGGGAGGAACAAATAATCCTTTCGCCCGTGTAATCCTCGAACTTCTTGGATCTATGGAATTTCTAAAGCTCTTGTTGTATCGTTATTGAtggtgtaatttaaaattaatctcGAACGGTTTTAATGGTTGACATCTAATAACACcgtgatatttaattttcgaaattgaaaattaatttctaaaattctattatGAATCAGGTTCATCGTCGAGTTTTTTTCTGAAACGACCTAATTGATGATAACGTAATTATTCAGTGTATTTGAACTGTCTTTTGAAACGATATATGCTTAGATGGGAATCGATACTTGGAGGTACCAAGGCAGCTTGTACGTCTTCCCGTTATGCGCCAGCAAGATTAAGAACGCCTGCTCTATTACGAAACGCACCGCATAAATAAAGCTTCGATTATGAACCGTGATGGAATAAATGAGCTAATGTAACAATGTATTTATCTCAGAAATTGTTCcttttttaaaaacatgttTATTCACATACAACATTTTCATCGCGCGTTATTCGAGAATCCTGtttctaaaataaatgttacaaGAGGATAGTTTCTCGCGAAATGCAATACTTAATTTCACGTGAATTTTAACCAGCGAATTGACAGCCGCTCTCGTGAGCAAACCTTTTAAACGGAGTGAACAAAGCGCTGCATCCGTTATACTTGAAACTACATTCCTCCATTTTATGGTTGCACCTTTCTTCATGGGTTTCCAAATCGCATCTCTTTGGTTTCACTCTGCAACCATATTCAGCCCATCTGCAGGATACTTGCTCGTTAAGGTCGTACTCATTTTCAGACGATTCATCCGATCCATCGTCCTCATTTTCAGACGACTCGTCATTAGCGTATTTCTTGTAGTTACATTTTTCTTGGTGCATCGGTTTTCGTCTTCTCGGCATGTTCACCATGCAACCGTACTTCCTGTACTTGCACTCGACCAATTCGTCAGGATCGTTGTACTGATCCTCCGTGATCGATGTATTTTGCAATGCTTCGTTGATCTCGTTCAGAGCTTCGTGGCGATCCTTGTAAATGCAATATTTCTCGTGGATCGAAGTTCTCCAGGGTGTTGTCCTCACTTTGCAACCCACTGCTTCGTATCTGCACACGACCAAGTCGTCCTGTTGGTGAACCAGATCCGTAGGCAGTTGTTCCTCCTCCAAGTGGGGACGAAACTGACATCTGAAATGTACACGAAAGTGTCAAACTTTGTGTTCGGAGGATATCGATACTCCGACAGTAAAGAGGTACaatcattttgaaatttatggCATTTCTTACCGAGACTCGTGTAGATCTGCCAACTGTGCCGGAACTTTCACCCCGCATCCTGAATCGGCATACGCGCAAGACCGTAGTTCCTGGTTTTCAGGCGGTTCAGATGGAAACCAGCTTCTCTCGTGTTCGAGGAAATCCTCCGCCGGTGGTGCGGTTGGATAATTTTCATGGATTTGCGGCGGGACAGGGTGGGGCAAGAAATGACTAGGAGGTGGCGTGTAACTTGAACTCGAATGCGAAGGTGGCATTTGCACGTCTAACGGTGCCAGACAGGTAGGACAACCGTGATAGTACGGTTTGCAACGGTAACAAATCGTGTGTCCGTTTGTACAAGTGTATCTGGGTGCTAATTCCATCTCCAGCAGGCAAATTGGGCAGAGACCCTCGGATTTGAATCTCTCGTATAAATTTGGGTACAGGCTATCCATGATTCGATGATTCTGTCACTCTTTTAGACctgtaaatttaaaatgtatacTTTGAATTTTCGATACAATTTGTCGAATTGATTTTGTGTATGGAATTTTTGAACAATGTTGATGTGTAATAAGAATTTTGTGAGATAAGGTTGATACTGGGTGTTAGGAACAATAATACCTTATGCCTGTCAGATAAGAATAATGTTTTATCAGTTGGACGCTTATCAGTTCGGATGGATTAGAGTGTCGTCAGAGAATTGTTTCGATATAGGTTGAATGCACGGAAATTTTAAGATTGCGGACAGAGGTATACGATAGATGGTATAAAGTATcaaaatatcaataattttaatgactCGTAAATTGCAAGCTAACAATAAGTTGCAACACACTCAAGGAAAACATAAAATTTACAATCCGCTTACAGCAACGTTTTTAACAAAGGTGCTATAAGATGCAATAATTGTTGTACATAGCACCTTGCTTCATTAGGAAATTCTCAAACTTTTCAGCGTAACCCACGTTTAACTCTACTTTCTTACCCTTTATAGAAGGTTCCTATTTTTCTATGCATGCTGGGGTGTTAAACACCTCAGGGGAAATTGGGTTAAATTATACTTTCTTAAACTTACGAGTCCAATTGGTGACATTCACACCATTTCTCGCCCTCCGTTACAAGGAACCCATTCATTCGTTCCCAGtcacaaaaaaaagaaaaaaaaaacacagaCAGGCAAATTGTTCACGCATACATTGACGAATACATTAAAATCGATCGTGCTGAATTTACTCACTCGACTGGTTGTTCTCGTCCTTGCAGAGCAACGTTGGGCGAAACTGAAATTACGGACACGCGGGGGGAAGGGAGCGAAAAAAAATAGCCGTCGCGGCACGTACGCCTTCGTAACAACCGGCACTGTGTGTCATCGTCGAACTGTCAGCGTTCCCTTATTTGCCAAGACCGATAGCGCGACTTTATCTGATAAAGCCCGCCGCCTTCTGATAGGGGACCGCTTTTCACGCTCGTTCGCGACAGACGAGAATGTTCCGCTCGCCGCATCGCGACCTACCGAGCGGACGATTCGTCGCGAAAAATGAAATCGGCGAAGGGGAATCGTCAGTTGGCCTCGTTATTATGCGCGTCGTGTCGACGAATGGTAACCGACGCATTTATTATGTCCCCGTGTTTCAACGGggaagtaaaaagaaaaaaaaaggcatTGAAGattctatgtatttttgtatCTTTACTCTTACATTTTGCTGGTCACGAACGGAATTCAAATTAAGGGCGGCCGAAGTTCAGGAATTTTTTTCATGGAtaattaatggaaaatttttattttttcgcgGGATATGTGtgtaatttttatcaatttcataTTCCTGGTTTTAAAAAGTAAGTATGTTATAGAATAGTGGAGTTATTCGCTGTTTGAGGGGATGATGCACCCCCTTAAGGGGTAACACGAGGATGAGTTTCCATGTTGGTACGTCGCATGTAACATGTGATGGATTTCTGTTTCCGTTTTGATTACTTGACCGTTCGCCAGTGACAGTTAATTATGGATGAAAAATCGTAACCGAACGGCATACGACCCTTCGGGCAGCGTTGCTTCGTTACGAAGCTTCCATTTTGGCCACCCCCGATGGTCATCGTTGATAATCTTCGCGTGAAATCTGGGATTATGTTTCACAGGCGCGCTCTTCGGCTTGCATTCATTCCCCCGTtgcttcaaatatttttacgaATCGCGATGCACGAATTTCAGAgggttgaatattttttattttgataaagTTGCTGTGAGTTGTGGGTTTTTTTAACATCTACCTTGATACAAACTAGAGTTACAATTTTCATTAGTATATTTTGAAATCCATTTGAAATccatttgaaatatttttatatttattatacgaAAGGTTTATGTAGCATTATGGATTCtcattgaatattaaatttagaaattgaattaaaattcacAACGCCACCAACTcaccaaattttcaaattctccattatatgtgcattaaattaaaaataaatgaattttcataaCAAATGAAATGTTATATGAACGAAAGGTACGTAGAGTAGTGaggaattaatttttcaaaataatgcGGCAATTTGCATGCTGTCTTGAGCTTTCGTTGCTAATTC comes from Osmia bicornis bicornis chromosome 4, iOsmBic2.1, whole genome shotgun sequence and encodes:
- the LOC114879495 gene encoding uncharacterized protein LOC114879495 encodes the protein MDSLYPNLYERFKSEGLCPICLLEMELAPRYTCTNGHTICYRCKPYYHGCPTCLAPLDVQMPPSHSSSSYTPPPSHFLPHPVPPQIHENYPTAPPAEDFLEHERSWFPSEPPENQELRSCAYADSGCGVKVPAQLADLHESRCQFRPHLEEEQLPTDLVHQQDDLVVCRYEAVGCKVRTTPWRTSIHEKYCIYKDRHEALNEINEALQNTSITEDQYNDPDELVECKYRKYGCMVNMPRRRKPMHQEKCNYKKYANDESSENEDDGSDESSENEYDLNEQVSCRWAEYGCRVKPKRCDLETHEERCNHKMEECSFKYNGCSALFTPFKRFAHESGCQFAG